In Alkalihalobacillus sp. AL-G, the genomic stretch TTTAATTGTAATAGACATTTTTCAACCTTAGTTTCCCATTCATAGCCGTCCACGTCCAAATAGCGCTGCAAACAATTATTGTACAGTGAAATCGTTCTTTCATCGTCCGGATTGGTATTCAGCTGCCGTTCAGCAGCGGCAAGCTCCTTCTTTGCAGTAAAATGTTTTAGGTTCTCAAGCTCCACAAACTCACGTGTTGTCACATTTTCATCGGGTGAATCTTCCTGCTTCATCCACCCCCATTCTTCGGGTTTTATCCGGTTTTTAATTGTTCCTTTTGTAAGCGGCTTTATTCCGAGCAAGCAACTGATCAACGTTGTTTTCCCGATGCCATTTTTACCGATTAACGCAATATGATCGCCTTCGCAAACTTCGATAGACGCATTTTCAAACAGCACATTCCCTTTTATTTCAATAGCAATATCCTCTGCTTTCAACAATAACATCGAACCCCTCCATCTCTTATACATTGATAAAAGACCTTCTAATAAGCAAAAAAACGCAGGCCGCTGCCTGCGTTTCAGATGAAAGGATAGTCTACACGTAATAGGTCCACCATAGGAAAGACACGTATACGGGCAGAAAATTTAACTTATTGATCTAATTTAGACACACTTATCCTATCACTCTGACTACAAGCAGAGCCACTTTTTCGTTTTAAATTACCGAAAGAAAGTGTTAGGACTTCATGATCTCTAAATTAGATACCTCCTTAGGTTGTTCTCAGTTTATTATATGTCATATCGTAAAAAAATGGAAGGTGCAAACTAGTCTGCACCCTCCACGTTATCCCTTATTTCTTCTTGTCTTTTTTCGTTTTGATTTCGTATGTGAAGTCAACTGGTGTTGTTTTATCTTGTGGTGCTGCATACGATGTGATCATGTAGTTTTTACCGTTCTTGAACAATTGACGCAATTGAAGTGCATCCTCTTCTGTTACATTGAATGGATCAACGGTAACGACCTTATGCTTTAATTTAGCACCGTTGTTATTACCAACTTCTCTTTCATTAATGAATGTAACAGTGTATTCAACATACTCCTGTAGAAGCTCGCTTAGAGATTGGAACGAATCTGTTGAACTGCCATCATTCGTGTATCCGATTTCAGGTATTTCAATGTTATCGATAAACCAACCTGAATCATTATAGCCCCAGTCAGTTAAATATCGGAATGAAATGTGGACTTTTTGACCAGCATACTCACTTAGATCGAACGTTTCTTGTTGCCAGTCTTCATAATGACCTGTAAACCCTGGTAGATTCTCTTTAATTTTCGGATAGCCATTTGCAACTACATCCGAGCGAGTATTTTCGTTTGCAAGGCTTGTCCATGTTTGTCCGCCATCCGTAGATACTTGGACAACTCCGAAATCCCATTGTTCTTCAATATCGATGTAGTTATCAAACTGTAATGTTGCTGTATCAACGGTAGAGAGATCTGCTTCAAAGATTAAGGCATTATCAGCTTCGTGACCTTCATTCCCCCAAAGTACCTCGTTGTCAGAACCTAATGGATCTTGAACAGATTCCCATGGTACTGCTAAAAAGTCGACTCCATCAAACGTGATGCTACGGATTTTTTCTTCAAAATCAAGCTCTTTGAAGTCCCCGCCCCAAGCAGGAACACCTTCTTTTTCAAAAGTGTTTGCTTTTTCATAATTGACCGTCATGCCACGCTTTGTTCCCTCATCGTCGACAGGAAGCTCACGCAAATCGATGCTTTTGAAGTCATTCTTACCACTATCAATTGCCAGCGTCGTCATGAAATCCTGATAAAGCTGTGTAAAATCAGTGTTAATGCCATGTGCTGCTAGTGTATTGTTAATACCAGTAATACTGTTTGAATCTTCTTTCGCTAAATCACGGATAAACTCCTGTCCGAATCGGTCGTTCATATAGAGATGGAACAAGTAAACCTGGCCATAGTCTGCTATCGTTTCTGGTCCAGTTGTTGCATCAACGTGCTCATCCCAAGAAGTCAATGAGTTTTCAGGGTGATCCAAATAGAAATTGATCGAACCTGCATCATGACCATAACCGCCAAGATATTCAGAGAACGTTGACATACCTTCATTTACCCAAGACGTTTCATCTGAGTCATTATCATCATGGATCAAGTGCTGTAGTTCATGGATTGTCGTCCCAAAGAACGTAGACTCAAGACGT encodes the following:
- a CDS encoding choice-of-anchor J domain-containing protein, which produces MKGKFLSVLATGSLALSLLAPITSAPSEVEAATTPKWDVERYGDRIDIDAQLERLSESEDFLKQAKEKIKEQAENINFNETKAEESNNADSQFTFNGGTKSFLDRNLGFQKYTLRSVGDNVEIWVANDLSFPEGDPRPAHVVTQEQVDKLRDEFDSNIYPKATEFFGNPDVHTGTEAVLEDLGIVPEGYYTGSDKVIMLVSNIPDENYEDPTYPFFVAGFYWSTLEMYMDRNIISIDTNSWETRLESTFFGTTIHELQHLIHDDNDSDETSWVNEGMSTFSEYLGGYGHDAGSINFYLDHPENSLTSWDEHVDATTGPETIADYGQVYLFHLYMNDRFGQEFIRDLAKEDSNSITGINNTLAAHGINTDFTQLYQDFMTTLAIDSGKNDFKSIDLRELPVDDEGTKRGMTVNYEKANTFEKEGVPAWGGDFKELDFEEKIRSITFDGVDFLAVPWESVQDPLGSDNEVLWGNEGHEADNALIFEADLSTVDTATLQFDNYIDIEEQWDFGVVQVSTDGGQTWTSLANENTRSDVVANGYPKIKENLPGFTGHYEDWQQETFDLSEYAGQKVHISFRYLTDWGYNDSGWFIDNIEIPEIGYTNDGSSTDSFQSLSELLQEYVEYTVTFINEREVGNNNGAKLKHKVVTVDPFNVTEEDALQLRQLFKNGKNYMITSYAAPQDKTTPVDFTYEIKTKKDKKK